From Candidatus Rubrimentiphilum sp., one genomic window encodes:
- a CDS encoding glycosyltransferase: MSATHDDTPLQKKIDAIGEHMAVLKTLSSGGVPSRRQHVAIERYGELFPDATIKPRGGRDVIWLGIIDYHYRIQRPQHLAMQRAAAGDRVFYVALEFERLDDGGRFRVEEMPEQGVFILRLRLNGTIPPDIYGGFSASVVAEISKSLDEALIMLNVAAPVVVVEYPSWYYAAAGIPGATIVHDCLDYIGGFNNVPQEVVELERDLTKNADAVLAASAPLAAHVAPREATIVRNASDVAFFAEAARFEAPAENRRPVIGYFGTIQEWFAVDWIASCARSRPDWDFHLIGHATRANVQALEGMENVRMLGEQPYATLPDYLANFDVAVIPFIVNDLITCTNPVKLYEYMAAGKAVVASPMPEVIDATPLAYIARDERDFERQIEKALAEDSPELRKRRFEWAQEQTWRSRAKQFAEAIESVTPSVSIVVLTYNNWQFTKDCLHSILTLSDYPKLEIIVVDNGSTDETLEELDQVAARDSRVSIIRNDRNLGFAAGNNVGLRAAAGEYVILLNNDTYVTKGWVRDLIRPMTIDPKVGLTGPLTNNIGNEQKINIRYSGMLEMAAVSRQFVRLHLRRRFDTHNLAFFCVAIRREVLETIGFLDEEFGLGFFEDDDYCRRALQAGFRIEIVDDVFVHHHLSASFDALGSEQKAKQMQKNKAIFERRWGPWEPHRYRDALGFG, encoded by the coding sequence TTGAGCGCGACGCACGACGATACCCCGCTGCAAAAGAAAATCGACGCTATCGGCGAGCACATGGCTGTGCTGAAAACGCTTTCATCCGGTGGCGTTCCCTCGCGGCGGCAACACGTGGCGATCGAGCGTTACGGAGAGCTGTTCCCCGACGCGACGATCAAGCCAAGAGGCGGCAGAGACGTCATCTGGCTCGGCATCATCGATTACCACTATCGTATTCAGCGTCCGCAACACTTGGCGATGCAGCGTGCCGCCGCCGGCGATAGAGTGTTCTATGTCGCGCTCGAATTCGAGCGGCTGGATGACGGAGGCCGCTTTCGAGTCGAGGAAATGCCGGAACAAGGTGTTTTCATTCTCCGCCTGCGGCTGAACGGTACGATCCCGCCGGACATCTACGGCGGTTTCAGCGCGTCGGTCGTCGCGGAGATTTCGAAATCACTTGACGAGGCGCTCATCATGCTCAACGTGGCGGCGCCCGTTGTCGTGGTCGAATATCCGAGCTGGTACTACGCCGCGGCCGGAATCCCGGGTGCGACCATCGTCCACGATTGCCTGGACTACATCGGCGGCTTCAACAACGTTCCGCAAGAGGTCGTCGAGCTGGAGCGCGACTTGACCAAAAATGCGGACGCCGTCTTGGCCGCGTCCGCTCCCCTTGCCGCGCACGTTGCACCGCGGGAGGCGACCATCGTGCGCAACGCGTCCGACGTGGCGTTCTTCGCGGAGGCAGCTCGATTTGAGGCTCCGGCAGAAAACAGGCGGCCGGTGATCGGCTATTTCGGCACGATTCAAGAGTGGTTTGCTGTCGACTGGATCGCGAGCTGCGCGCGATCGAGGCCGGACTGGGATTTTCACCTTATCGGTCATGCCACCCGCGCGAATGTGCAAGCGCTCGAGGGCATGGAGAACGTCCGCATGTTGGGCGAGCAGCCGTATGCCACGCTTCCGGACTATCTTGCGAATTTCGACGTCGCCGTCATACCGTTCATCGTCAACGATCTGATCACGTGTACGAACCCGGTCAAACTTTACGAGTACATGGCGGCGGGCAAAGCGGTGGTCGCATCGCCGATGCCCGAAGTGATCGATGCGACGCCGCTCGCTTACATCGCACGCGACGAGCGCGATTTTGAGCGTCAGATCGAGAAGGCGCTCGCCGAGGATTCGCCGGAACTTCGAAAGCGGCGGTTCGAGTGGGCACAAGAGCAGACGTGGCGGAGCCGCGCCAAACAGTTTGCAGAAGCGATCGAGTCGGTAACTCCATCCGTCTCAATCGTGGTCCTGACGTACAACAACTGGCAATTCACCAAGGACTGCCTGCACTCCATTCTGACGTTGAGCGACTATCCGAAACTTGAGATCATCGTCGTCGACAACGGTTCGACGGATGAGACGCTGGAGGAACTGGACCAGGTGGCGGCCAGAGATTCGCGAGTCTCGATCATACGCAACGATCGCAATCTCGGGTTCGCAGCCGGAAACAATGTGGGCCTGCGCGCCGCCGCCGGCGAGTACGTGATCCTGCTCAATAACGACACGTACGTGACCAAGGGATGGGTCCGCGACTTGATCAGGCCGATGACGATCGATCCCAAGGTCGGCCTGACCGGTCCGTTGACGAACAACATCGGCAACGAGCAAAAAATCAACATCAGATATTCCGGCATGCTTGAAATGGCGGCGGTGTCTCGCCAGTTTGTCAGGCTTCATTTGCGCCGGCGGTTCGACACGCACAACTTGGCGTTCTTCTGCGTTGCGATCCGGCGCGAGGTGCTTGAAACGATCGGGTTTCTCGACGAAGAGTTCGGGCTCGGATTCTTCGAGGATGACGACTATTGCCGGCGGGCATTGCAGGCGGGCTTTCGCATAGAGATTGTCGACGACGTCTTCGTTCATCACCACCTCTCCGCATCGTTCGATGCTCTGGGCTCCGAACAAAAAGCGAAGCAGATGCAGAAGAACAAGGCGATCTTCGAACGCCGGTGGGGCCCGTGGGAGCCGCACCGGTACCGGGATGCATTAGGTTTCGGCTAG
- a CDS encoding WcbI family polysaccharide biosynthesis putative acetyltransferase, whose amino-acid sequence MNAARTMIVHGDCQAEAVAAVLGRDPVVSERFRVIYSRSYDHPVEGRGNLPPADVSSCAVLCEQHDPIGFRQQALLPANCFTVKFPALDLNLLWPFNCVNPYNVPEPPLFPFGRFPYGDRVIVAKIDEGMPPAEIVKFYLERWDDYKLDLERLRSLEYARINARDTRCDIKMAGQVAERFALRQLFWAVNHPTNPLLEELIAQILRACERIDPQLVDADVSSTLATYFGPLGPLGAVSIPVHPKVAEYFELEWYDPRATYRNWDGSTFSYTEYFEALVRFSYANKTARLPA is encoded by the coding sequence ATGAACGCGGCAAGAACCATGATTGTTCATGGCGACTGCCAGGCGGAAGCCGTCGCGGCCGTCCTCGGGCGGGACCCTGTTGTTTCCGAACGCTTTCGCGTCATCTATTCGCGCAGTTACGATCACCCTGTCGAAGGCCGCGGCAATTTACCGCCGGCCGACGTTTCGTCCTGCGCTGTGCTGTGCGAGCAGCACGATCCAATCGGATTCCGGCAGCAAGCGTTGCTTCCCGCAAACTGTTTTACGGTAAAGTTTCCCGCACTCGATCTCAATCTGCTCTGGCCGTTCAATTGCGTGAATCCATACAACGTGCCGGAGCCGCCGCTCTTCCCATTCGGCCGTTTTCCGTACGGCGATCGCGTTATCGTGGCGAAGATCGACGAAGGCATGCCGCCCGCCGAAATCGTTAAGTTTTATCTCGAACGATGGGATGACTACAAGCTCGATTTGGAGCGGCTCCGTTCTTTGGAATATGCCAGAATCAACGCGCGCGACACGCGGTGCGACATAAAAATGGCCGGGCAGGTCGCGGAGCGCTTTGCGCTGCGCCAGTTGTTCTGGGCGGTTAACCACCCGACCAACCCATTGCTCGAAGAGCTTATCGCTCAGATCCTCCGGGCCTGCGAACGGATCGATCCGCAGCTCGTCGATGCCGACGTCTCCTCGACGCTGGCAACATACTTCGGCCCGCTAGGCCCGCTCGGTGCGGTCAGCATTCCGGTTCATCCGAAAGTGGCCGAATATTTCGAACTCGAGTGGTACGACCCGCGCGCCACATACCGTAACTGGGACGGATCGACGTTTTCGTATACGGAGTATTTTGAGGCGCTCGTCAGGTTCTCGTACGCCAACAAGACTGCTCGCCTTCCCGCGTAG
- a CDS encoding CmcI family methyltransferase translates to MIEPPGTYFVDRDQPELSSEETEIVRRFHELYYRRWLKQNGDTINLSWFGYELLKCPLDLWAYQELLVRTRPDFVVETGTYRGGSALFFATIFDRLGQGRVITVDIEARPNRPEHSRITYITGSSVDPAVIEQVQQAVGGRRAMVALDSDHSAGHVYAEMTAYSPLVQAGDYLIVEDTNVNGHPAFPDFGPGPMEAVDKFLCENDGFVIDRRCERFLMTLCPRGYLKRKQA, encoded by the coding sequence ATGATCGAGCCGCCCGGTACGTACTTTGTCGATCGCGATCAACCTGAGCTGTCCTCCGAAGAAACAGAAATTGTTCGCCGGTTCCACGAGCTGTACTATCGTCGCTGGCTAAAGCAAAACGGCGATACCATCAATTTGAGCTGGTTCGGTTACGAGCTTCTGAAGTGTCCGCTCGACCTGTGGGCGTATCAGGAACTGCTGGTGCGAACCCGTCCGGATTTCGTAGTCGAAACGGGAACGTACCGCGGCGGGAGCGCGCTTTTTTTCGCCACGATTTTCGATCGCCTTGGCCAAGGCCGAGTGATCACCGTGGATATCGAGGCCCGACCCAATCGGCCCGAGCATTCCCGCATTACGTATATCACCGGGTCGAGCGTCGATCCGGCGGTGATCGAGCAGGTGCAACAAGCAGTGGGCGGCCGCCGCGCCATGGTCGCGTTGGACTCCGACCATAGTGCCGGCCACGTCTATGCCGAGATGACCGCCTATAGTCCGCTCGTTCAGGCCGGCGATTATCTCATCGTTGAAGATACGAACGTCAACGGGCACCCGGCCTTTCCGGATTTTGGTCCCGGCCCAATGGAAGCCGTTGACAAATTCCTTTGCGAGAACGATGGGTTCGTCATCGATAGGCGCTGCGAACGATTCTTGATGACATTGTGCCCGAGGGGCTACCTCAAGCGTAAACAAGCATGA
- a CDS encoding glycosyltransferase, whose translation MDQEKLVSAMRSLEEERRRSERLRSDYSRIVSSRFHALRMLWFSLKAVLGFSVARDRFVAWSPGMAVSLPDWHDQPSETPEQAENRLAASWNARVERRPLNAIDPLVTVVIPVFNKIDVTVRCLRSIADTWFETLQVQIVVVDDGSTDRTSEVLGSLPGLEYVRLDDNQGFVRACNRGAQAARGAYLCFLNNDTAVRNGWLDYLVMTAESDETIGVAGSKLIYPNGKLQEAGSIIWRDGTGWNYGRNQNADDPRFNYLRDTDYCSGAALLVRRSLFEQLGGFSEDYTPAYYEDADLCFGVRSLGYRVVYQPRSEVVHYEGLTSGTDLAEGTKRFQEVNRPKFRDKWSGALQSHFAGDPKAAAVAARKTRSGPTILIVDSYVPMYDKDAGSSRLMQILRILCKERFNIIFLPDNYAPLQPYTLELQDMGIEVLYHADGGPSMKEALNEVLPALDFAWICRPELFGKYEPAIRRNARTRILYDTIDLHFMRKKREFEMNGGNGAEWKEMERIELDAARRADATIVVTQTEADTLRQRDIGTVFVVPTLHEMELKRERRFAESAGLLFIGGYNHPPNVDAVCWLHDEIMPLVWARDPAIMLTLLGSNPPDAVSAMASQRVRVPGFVRDVSPYFLTARIFVAPLRFGAGMNGKVGHALSFRLPVVLTELAADGFGLTDRRDCLIANDARHFANAILRLYSDEDLWQRLSGASETVLAPFGRASVTPQLLRVFDETAEHRNSSNQPAAAIS comes from the coding sequence GTGGACCAAGAGAAACTTGTCAGCGCAATGCGCAGCCTGGAAGAAGAACGGCGTCGTTCAGAGCGCCTGCGCAGCGACTACTCGCGCATTGTGAGCAGCCGCTTTCACGCGTTGCGTATGTTGTGGTTTTCGCTCAAGGCCGTCTTAGGATTCTCCGTCGCGCGCGATCGTTTTGTAGCCTGGAGTCCCGGCATGGCGGTCTCGCTTCCGGATTGGCACGACCAACCTTCCGAGACTCCGGAGCAAGCTGAAAACCGGCTGGCGGCAAGCTGGAATGCGCGCGTTGAACGCCGGCCGCTCAATGCGATCGATCCGCTCGTAACGGTCGTCATTCCGGTATTCAACAAGATAGATGTAACGGTTCGCTGCTTGCGGTCAATTGCCGACACGTGGTTCGAAACTCTGCAGGTCCAAATCGTTGTCGTCGACGACGGATCCACCGATCGGACGTCAGAGGTTCTGGGTTCCTTGCCGGGTTTGGAATACGTTCGGCTGGACGACAACCAAGGATTCGTGCGCGCGTGCAACCGGGGTGCTCAGGCGGCCCGCGGCGCGTACCTTTGCTTTCTCAACAACGACACGGCGGTCCGCAACGGATGGCTGGATTACCTCGTGATGACCGCCGAGAGCGACGAGACAATCGGCGTTGCCGGTTCCAAACTCATCTATCCGAACGGCAAGCTGCAAGAAGCCGGCAGCATCATCTGGCGCGACGGAACCGGCTGGAATTACGGCCGAAATCAAAACGCCGACGATCCCCGCTTCAATTATCTGCGCGATACGGACTACTGCTCCGGCGCGGCTCTGTTAGTCCGGCGCTCGCTCTTCGAGCAGCTCGGCGGCTTCTCCGAAGACTACACGCCTGCATACTACGAAGATGCCGACCTCTGCTTCGGCGTTCGTTCTCTGGGATACCGCGTCGTCTATCAGCCGCGTTCCGAAGTCGTCCACTACGAGGGCCTCACGTCGGGAACGGATCTCGCCGAGGGCACCAAACGTTTTCAAGAAGTCAATCGTCCGAAGTTCCGCGACAAGTGGTCCGGCGCGCTGCAATCGCACTTTGCCGGCGACCCGAAGGCGGCGGCTGTCGCCGCTCGGAAAACTCGCAGCGGACCGACTATTTTGATCGTGGACTCCTACGTCCCAATGTACGACAAGGATGCAGGCTCGAGCCGCTTGATGCAGATTCTGCGCATCCTCTGCAAGGAGCGGTTCAATATCATTTTCTTGCCCGACAACTACGCGCCGCTGCAGCCGTACACGCTCGAATTGCAAGATATGGGGATCGAAGTGCTTTACCACGCCGATGGTGGGCCCTCGATGAAAGAGGCGCTCAATGAAGTCTTGCCCGCCTTGGATTTCGCCTGGATCTGCCGCCCCGAGCTCTTTGGGAAATATGAGCCCGCCATACGACGCAACGCCCGTACTCGGATCCTGTACGACACCATCGACTTGCACTTCATGCGCAAGAAGCGCGAATTCGAGATGAACGGCGGAAACGGCGCCGAGTGGAAAGAGATGGAACGCATCGAACTCGACGCGGCGCGCCGCGCCGACGCCACGATTGTGGTCACGCAAACCGAAGCCGACACTCTGAGACAGCGCGACATCGGGACAGTCTTCGTCGTGCCGACGTTGCACGAGATGGAGCTGAAACGTGAGCGGCGTTTTGCAGAATCGGCGGGACTGCTCTTTATCGGCGGCTACAATCATCCGCCGAACGTTGACGCGGTGTGCTGGCTTCACGACGAGATCATGCCGCTCGTTTGGGCGCGCGATCCGGCCATCATGCTGACACTCCTTGGAAGCAACCCTCCCGATGCGGTTTCGGCGATGGCGTCGCAGCGCGTGCGCGTGCCGGGATTCGTACGCGATGTAAGCCCGTATTTTTTGACAGCCCGGATCTTCGTCGCACCCCTGCGGTTCGGCGCGGGAATGAACGGCAAAGTAGGGCACGCGCTCTCGTTCCGTTTGCCCGTCGTTCTTACGGAGCTGGCCGCGGACGGCTTTGGACTCACCGACAGACGCGACTGTCTGATCGCAAACGACGCCAGGCATTTTGCGAACGCTATCCTTCGCCTCTACAGCGACGAAGATCTCTGGCAAAGACTCTCCGGCGCGTCCGAAACCGTCCTTGCGCCTTTTGGACGTGCAAGCGTTACGCCACAGCTCTTGCGTGTTTTCGATGAAACCGCAGAACATCGCAACTCGTCCAATCAGCCTGCGGCCGCAATCTCTTAG
- a CDS encoding NAD(P)-dependent oxidoreductase produces the protein MANSPGTALVTGASGLVGSAVVNALLREGWRVLHCSRRKPGAARSGVTWLPYDLSWTALPDEFGAGADVLVHAALAKGESARAAAANMSGTRSLLEVTRRNGVERRIFISSFAAGSGAESSYGVQKRELEKLFGSPGDAIVRPGLVIGNGGLFRSLCLQLRRRAVLPLIDGGKQPMQSVLDDDLAGVIVRIANARVSGTFTVAEPSPVEYRVFWQAVGAAMNTRIRFVAIPFRLAMFGAEIGDRLHIAFPIGRDQLLGLKAMRFQEVTRDARIVPEPLRTYRESIATVVPEIRG, from the coding sequence GTGGCGAATTCACCCGGGACCGCGTTGGTCACCGGCGCTAGCGGACTTGTCGGCTCGGCCGTCGTGAACGCGCTCTTGCGCGAAGGATGGCGCGTGCTCCACTGTTCGCGCCGTAAGCCCGGCGCCGCACGATCCGGCGTGACGTGGCTTCCGTACGATCTTTCCTGGACGGCTCTGCCCGATGAATTCGGGGCCGGCGCCGACGTACTCGTTCACGCGGCCCTTGCCAAAGGCGAAAGCGCGCGTGCGGCCGCGGCCAACATGAGCGGAACGCGTTCGCTGCTAGAGGTAACGCGGCGTAACGGCGTCGAGCGGCGAATCTTCATCTCGAGTTTCGCCGCCGGCAGCGGAGCGGAATCATCATACGGCGTTCAAAAACGCGAGTTGGAGAAACTCTTCGGCAGTCCGGGCGATGCAATCGTGCGGCCGGGGCTCGTCATCGGAAACGGCGGCCTCTTTAGAAGCTTGTGCCTGCAGCTGCGCCGCCGCGCAGTCCTGCCGCTGATTGACGGCGGCAAGCAACCGATGCAAAGCGTTCTCGATGACGACTTGGCGGGCGTCATCGTAAGAATAGCAAACGCGAGAGTTTCGGGAACGTTTACCGTCGCGGAGCCGTCGCCGGTTGAGTACCGCGTCTTTTGGCAAGCGGTCGGAGCCGCGATGAACACGCGGATCCGGTTCGTGGCTATTCCATTCCGGCTTGCAATGTTCGGTGCCGAGATCGGCGATCGGCTGCATATCGCTTTTCCAATCGGCCGGGATCAGCTGCTGGGGCTGAAGGCTATGCGATTCCAAGAAGTCACAAGGGACGCGCGGATCGTGCCGGAACCGCTTCGGACGTACCGTGAAAGCATTGCGACCGTGGTGCCGGAGATAAGAGGCTAG
- a CDS encoding class I SAM-dependent methyltransferase, with product MDSGTERVLVHRSILLSRPMIRGVFEEFYRRIRALDAELFGATEGLRVELGSGSSTLKDNYPDIVTSDVVPAPHLDRVLDAMHLDLEDQSVRTLYCINCFHHFADPARFFQEVARVVKPGGGVILIDPFFGPVAAPVYTHLFAEETFDRRAPGWRAGEQRDPDKANQALSYVVFFRDRKRFLSENPGLEIAHTEIMPNYLRYIFSGGLNFRQLLPNAAAGPLKLAERILGPATPVLALHHLVALRRR from the coding sequence ATGGATAGCGGCACTGAGCGCGTCTTGGTGCACCGCAGCATCCTGCTGAGCCGGCCCATGATCCGGGGCGTCTTTGAGGAGTTTTACCGGCGAATTCGCGCGCTGGACGCCGAACTGTTCGGTGCTACCGAAGGACTTCGTGTGGAATTGGGCTCGGGTTCGAGCACGCTCAAAGACAATTATCCCGACATCGTGACGTCGGACGTCGTTCCGGCGCCCCACCTCGATCGCGTGCTGGATGCTATGCACCTGGACTTGGAAGATCAGAGTGTGCGAACGCTCTATTGCATCAACTGCTTTCACCATTTCGCCGATCCGGCGCGGTTTTTCCAGGAAGTCGCACGGGTAGTGAAGCCGGGCGGCGGCGTCATTCTCATCGATCCGTTTTTCGGGCCGGTCGCCGCGCCGGTCTATACGCATCTCTTTGCCGAAGAAACGTTCGACCGGCGCGCTCCCGGGTGGCGGGCGGGCGAGCAGCGCGATCCGGATAAGGCGAATCAAGCGCTGAGTTACGTCGTGTTCTTTCGCGACCGCAAGCGTTTCTTGAGCGAAAACCCCGGACTGGAAATCGCGCACACGGAGATCATGCCGAACTATCTCCGGTACATATTTTCCGGAGGCTTGAACTTTCGGCAGCTGCTGCCGAACGCGGCGGCCGGCCCGCTCAAGCTTGCCGAGCGCATCCTCGGGCCGGCGACGCCCGTCCTCGCACTGCACCATCTCGTGGCGTTAAGGCGCCGTTAG
- a CDS encoding AMP-binding protein — protein MAGAKTEKISFGELMERSLAYANRYRSLGVNRGDVVIIILQHTPHLFYSYLGAILAGAIPSFMPFPTPKQRPELYWADHRALFERIEPRLLVTYEANLRNASETLAQFDLESLLAGDEVLEAGGKSHEDLAGFAADSAGVACLQHSSGTTSLKKGVMLTHQAIFGEVESYAKALCFGADDSIASWLPLYHDMGFVACFMSSVLLGTHLVALDPFEWVMRPTVLLDAIERYRTTFCWLPNFAFSHIVRTARPGRTWDLSSMRAFVNCSEPCKPATFERFVSRFGSSGISPKHLHVCYAMAENVFAVTQTPLDRPARVVADSRAVSVISCGLPVEGVRVEIRSEAGSRLPDGIVGEIYVSSPFLFSGYYRLPDETRKKLHGEWYASGDLGFVVEGELYVTGRIDDMIIVNGQNYYAHEIEAIVNGIASVIPGRSVAIGVEDQGMDATVVSVLAECAPQADTAVMGQDVRRVILEELGLAIHAFVPLQSGQLVKTTSGKISRSKNKEIYLHGGFG, from the coding sequence ATCGCCGGCGCGAAGACCGAGAAGATATCGTTCGGGGAGCTCATGGAGCGGAGCTTGGCGTATGCCAATCGCTACCGCAGCCTGGGCGTCAACCGCGGCGACGTCGTGATTATCATCCTGCAGCACACGCCCCATTTATTCTACTCCTATCTGGGTGCGATTCTTGCGGGAGCCATTCCGTCGTTCATGCCTTTTCCGACGCCAAAACAGCGCCCCGAGTTGTACTGGGCCGACCATCGCGCGCTGTTCGAGCGGATCGAGCCGCGGCTGCTCGTGACCTACGAAGCCAATCTCCGGAACGCAAGCGAGACCCTGGCGCAATTCGATCTGGAATCGCTGCTAGCCGGCGACGAAGTTCTTGAAGCGGGCGGCAAGTCTCACGAAGATCTGGCGGGGTTCGCGGCCGATTCCGCCGGCGTCGCCTGCTTGCAGCACAGTTCGGGAACGACCAGTCTGAAAAAGGGCGTCATGCTCACGCATCAAGCGATTTTCGGCGAGGTTGAATCCTACGCGAAAGCGCTTTGTTTTGGAGCGGACGACAGCATCGCTTCGTGGCTGCCGCTCTACCACGATATGGGTTTCGTGGCATGCTTTATGAGTTCGGTGCTGCTCGGCACGCATCTGGTCGCGCTCGATCCGTTCGAATGGGTCATGAGACCGACGGTGCTCTTGGACGCGATCGAACGCTACCGCACGACATTTTGCTGGCTGCCGAATTTCGCGTTTTCGCACATCGTTCGTACCGCCCGCCCCGGGCGAACGTGGGACCTTTCGTCAATGCGAGCCTTCGTGAATTGCTCGGAACCTTGCAAACCGGCGACGTTCGAGCGCTTCGTTTCCCGCTTTGGCTCCTCGGGCATTTCTCCCAAACACCTGCACGTCTGTTACGCGATGGCGGAAAACGTCTTCGCAGTGACGCAGACGCCCCTCGACCGGCCGGCGCGCGTCGTTGCGGATTCGCGAGCGGTCTCCGTGATTTCGTGCGGTCTGCCCGTCGAAGGCGTGCGCGTCGAGATTCGTTCGGAGGCCGGCTCCCGGCTGCCGGACGGCATTGTCGGCGAAATCTACGTAAGCAGTCCGTTTCTTTTTTCGGGATATTACCGGCTGCCCGACGAGACGCGCAAGAAACTTCACGGGGAATGGTATGCTAGCGGCGATCTCGGATTCGTGGTCGAGGGTGAACTCTACGTGACCGGCCGGATCGACGACATGATCATCGTTAACGGACAAAATTACTACGCTCACGAGATCGAAGCCATCGTCAACGGCATCGCCTCGGTGATTCCCGGCCGCAGCGTAGCCATCGGCGTAGAAGACCAAGGGATGGATGCGACCGTCGTGTCGGTGCTTGCGGAGTGCGCGCCGCAAGCGGACACTGCGGTGATGGGCCAGGACGTTCGCAGGGTGATCTTGGAGGAACTGGGATTGGCTATTCACGCCTTCGTGCCGCTTCAGAGCGGCCAGCTTGTAAAGACGACGAGCGGAAAAATAAGCCGCAGCAAGAACAAGGAAATCTATCTGCATGGAGGTTTTGGATAA
- a CDS encoding acyl carrier protein — protein MEVLDKIVAVVRDTFRVPEGALIDEQTTSADVEGWDSLSHAVLIMKVEEAFGLDLPLDRVYALNNLGELAQLLRDTGAAKEPHV, from the coding sequence ATGGAGGTTTTGGATAAGATTGTTGCGGTGGTGCGCGACACGTTTCGCGTTCCGGAGGGAGCTCTGATCGACGAGCAGACGACAAGCGCGGACGTTGAAGGGTGGGATTCGCTCTCACATGCGGTGCTGATCATGAAGGTAGAAGAAGCCTTCGGACTGGATTTGCCGCTGGACCGCGTGTACGCGCTGAACAACCTCGGAGAGCTCGCACAGCTTCTTCGTGACACCGGCGCCGCCAAAGAGCCGCACGTATGA
- a CDS encoding glycosyltransferase family 2 protein: MIERFKTSSELSVDSDQLEQRLYCVIPAYRAAGTILEVVSAALKQADVVIVVDDGCPERSGHVVQQAYNGDDRVQVIIRERNGGVGAATKTGIGAALDQGADVIVKLDADGQMDPAFIATIRELFVQDPSLVCIKGNRFFDSSVMNIMPKTRLIGNAILSLLVKCASGYWNAIDPTNGYLAFNGTLLRVLPWRSFADSYFFEMSVLCELGLRRLPILELEMPTIYTSAPSSLAILPVIFEFPPQLFRLALRRLLVQYFVFDVNLASLYCFFGTLLATFGIVFGVYEWVLGTVTHVPRATGTIMLAAVTFLVGFQLLLNALMYDVQFSQRTYHELKVRPHERPARGDRRARPSR, encoded by the coding sequence GTGATCGAACGTTTCAAGACATCATCGGAATTGTCGGTGGATTCCGATCAACTCGAGCAGCGGCTGTATTGCGTTATTCCCGCGTACCGCGCTGCCGGCACGATCTTGGAAGTCGTTAGCGCAGCATTGAAGCAAGCCGATGTCGTCATCGTCGTTGACGATGGGTGCCCCGAACGATCGGGACACGTCGTTCAACAGGCCTATAATGGCGACGACCGCGTTCAGGTCATCATACGCGAACGCAACGGCGGAGTCGGCGCGGCCACGAAGACCGGCATAGGCGCGGCTTTGGATCAAGGCGCGGATGTCATCGTCAAGCTGGACGCCGACGGTCAGATGGATCCGGCTTTCATCGCCACCATACGGGAGCTCTTCGTCCAAGATCCGTCGCTCGTCTGCATCAAAGGCAACCGGTTTTTTGATTCGAGCGTGATGAATATTATGCCGAAAACACGCCTGATTGGAAACGCCATCCTCTCGCTGTTGGTGAAGTGCGCTTCCGGTTATTGGAACGCTATCGATCCGACCAACGGATACTTGGCTTTCAACGGAACATTGCTGAGAGTTCTACCGTGGCGATCGTTCGCGGATTCGTACTTTTTCGAAATGTCGGTCCTTTGCGAGCTTGGGCTTAGGCGGCTGCCGATCCTCGAATTGGAAATGCCCACGATTTACACGTCGGCGCCGAGCTCTCTCGCGATTCTGCCCGTGATTTTTGAGTTTCCACCCCAGCTCTTTCGGTTGGCCCTGCGACGATTGCTGGTGCAATATTTCGTTTTTGACGTGAACCTGGCCAGCCTGTATTGTTTTTTCGGAACGCTGCTAGCGACATTCGGTATCGTGTTCGGCGTTTACGAATGGGTCCTGGGCACTGTGACGCACGTCCCTCGCGCTACGGGAACCATCATGCTGGCAGCCGTAACCTTCCTCGTGGGCTTCCAGCTGTTGCTCAACGCTTTGATGTACGACGTTCAGTTTTCCCAACGCACGTATCACGAGCTTAAGGTGCGGCCGCACGAGCGTCCCGCACGCGGAGACCGCAGGGCGAGACCGTCTCGTTGA